One Desulfovibrio aminophilus genomic region harbors:
- a CDS encoding dihydroorotate dehydrogenase — protein MDLTTDITGLRLKNPVLTASGTFGFGLEFEDYGDLRDLGGIVVKGLSLKPREGNPMPRLAETPCGMLNAIGIQNPGVECFLRDKLPRLPWRETAVIANLYACGVEEFGELAGVLSAEEGVAALEINVSCPNVKEGGAAFGQDPLQIGRVTEAVKKRAGTKPVIVKLSPNVTDIAACARAAESAGADALSAVNTLLGMAVDVRTRRPRLANVVGGLSGPAIKPVALRCVFQCVRAVGIPVIGLGGISSAEDALEFLLVGAAAVQVGTANFLRPDFAFRLARELPEALAAVGAAGLDAYRGGLVLPE, from the coding sequence ATGGACCTGACGACGGACATCACGGGCCTGCGGCTCAAGAATCCCGTGCTCACGGCCTCGGGCACCTTCGGTTTCGGCCTGGAGTTCGAGGACTACGGCGACCTGCGCGACCTGGGCGGCATCGTGGTCAAGGGGCTTTCGCTCAAGCCCCGCGAGGGCAACCCCATGCCCCGGCTGGCTGAGACGCCCTGCGGCATGCTCAACGCCATCGGCATCCAGAACCCCGGCGTGGAGTGCTTCCTTCGGGACAAGCTGCCGCGCCTGCCCTGGCGCGAGACCGCCGTCATCGCCAACCTCTATGCCTGCGGGGTGGAGGAGTTCGGCGAGCTGGCGGGCGTGCTTTCGGCCGAGGAGGGCGTGGCCGCCCTGGAGATCAACGTCTCCTGCCCCAACGTGAAGGAGGGCGGCGCGGCCTTCGGCCAGGATCCGCTCCAGATCGGCCGGGTGACCGAGGCGGTGAAGAAGCGCGCCGGGACCAAGCCGGTCATCGTCAAGCTCTCGCCCAACGTCACGGACATCGCGGCCTGCGCCCGGGCCGCCGAGTCGGCCGGGGCCGACGCCCTGTCGGCCGTGAACACACTTCTGGGCATGGCCGTGGATGTCCGCACCCGGCGTCCCCGCCTGGCCAACGTGGTGGGCGGCCTGTCGGGACCGGCCATCAAGCCGGTGGCCCTGCGCTGCGTGTTCCAGTGCGTCCGGGCGGTCGGCATTCCCGTCATCGGACTGGGCGGCATCTCCTCGGCGGAGGACGCCCTGGAGTTCCTGCTGGTGGGGGCGGCGGCCGTCCAGGTGGGCACGGCCAATTTCCTGCGCCCGGACTTCGCCTTCCGCCTGGCCCGGGAGCTGCCGGAGGCCCTGGCCGCCGTCGGCGCGGCCGGCCTGGACGCGTATCGCGGCGGGCTCGTCCTGCCGGAATGA
- a CDS encoding DUF4198 domain-containing protein yields the protein MKRILSILSATALLLGVAATAWAHFGMVIPSKPMLGQGDKAVDLTISFSHPMEGKGMDMAKPKSFAVYVDGKPQDLLGALSETKVMEHKAWKANYAVKKPGVYIFAVEPQAYPEPAEDNYIIHYTKTVVAAFGDEDGWDADLGLKAEIIPLTRPFGNYAGNVFQGLVKFKGKPVAGCDVEVEMYNKDGKYEAPTEYMNTQVVKTDANGVFTFACPKAGWWGFAALNTDDQKIEGKEVEVGAVLWIYMNDFKTKK from the coding sequence GTGAAACGAATTCTTTCCATCCTCTCCGCGACCGCGCTCCTGCTGGGCGTGGCCGCCACCGCCTGGGCCCACTTCGGCATGGTCATCCCGAGCAAGCCCATGCTGGGCCAGGGCGACAAGGCCGTGGACCTGACCATCTCCTTCTCCCATCCCATGGAAGGGAAGGGCATGGACATGGCCAAACCCAAGAGCTTCGCCGTGTATGTCGACGGCAAGCCGCAGGATCTGCTGGGCGCCCTGTCCGAAACCAAGGTCATGGAGCACAAGGCCTGGAAGGCCAACTACGCGGTGAAGAAGCCGGGCGTGTACATTTTCGCGGTGGAGCCCCAGGCCTACCCTGAACCTGCCGAGGACAACTACATCATCCACTACACCAAGACCGTGGTGGCCGCTTTCGGCGACGAGGACGGCTGGGACGCGGACCTGGGCCTCAAGGCCGAGATCATTCCCCTGACCCGCCCCTTCGGCAACTACGCGGGCAATGTCTTCCAGGGCCTGGTCAAGTTCAAGGGCAAGCCCGTGGCCGGCTGCGACGTGGAAGTGGAGATGTACAACAAGGACGGCAAGTACGAGGCCCCCACCGAGTACATGAACACCCAGGTGGTCAAGACCGACGCCAACGGCGTGTTCACCTTCGCCTGTCCCAAGGCGGGCTGGTGGGGATTCGCGGCCCTGAATACCGACGACCAGAAGATCGAAGGCAAGGAAGTGGAAGTCGGAGCGGTGCTCTGGATCTACATGAACGACTTCAAGACCAAGAAATAG